Within the bacterium genome, the region CGTATCTGAGTTCTCAGCACAATGGAAGCTGCGGACGGATGATCGGGGTTGGTGTGGATGACATGGATGATGTCTATGTAAATATCGTGTGGATGCGTCGCACGACCGAGACGCGGCATGTGTACTACAATGTGTTCGATCCCGTTCTTGAACAATTCGTGTTCACGTTGGGCGCAGTGGTAAACGCATCCCAGCGGGCGGGGTATGCATGTCTGGCGCAACGCGCGGACGGCTGGTGTTTCCCGGCGTTTCATCAAATCACTCCGAACGACCCCTACGGACACTCGGCGGCGGCCATGGATTTCCTGTGTGGACTCGGTGCGTTCACCACGACGGGTCCGGCCTGGATCTATCGCAACAGCCAGTCCGTTGAAATCATCTGGCCCAAGATTGCCGCTGATCGGAACGGAGACGTGCACGTTGTCTCCGCCGAAAATCCGGCTTCAGGCTTGCCGGATGAAGTGACTCGCCTGTACTATTCCAAAGGCACGCCGCTGTTCGACACCGAGGGCGCGGGGATTCAAATCGAATGGGAAAGCTTCGGCGGTGTTGAGCTGGTGCTATTCGATTCCTCGTACACGTTGGCACACAATATCGCCTGTTCACGAACGTCTGACCGCGTGGCGCGGGCGTGGCTGCGTCCGCCGGAAGGACGAATGAATCCGGAGAATCGCGACAACTGCGACGTCTTCGTTCAGTTTTCGGAGGACGCGGGACTGAATTGGGGATTGCCGGTCAACATCACGCAGTTCATTCAGCCGGATTCGGCATGTTGGGAAGCGACAAACAATCCACGCTGCTGCGACCGCGACACGATCCGGCCCTACAACGAACTCTCGCTGATCTTCGACGATGCCGATGATCTTCATTTGGCGTTCACCACGGTCGGCTACTACTACTTCCCCGAGTCGGAAGACCACGAACGGATGCGGCCGCATCAGGCGATCATCTGGCACTGGTCCGAGCAGACCGACAGCTTCCGTACCGTCGCGGCGTTTTGGGTTCCCGATTCACTCCTGACGGTGCCCACCTTCGGTCAGCAAACGCTGGTGGGACGGCCCAGCCTGAGCCTCGATACCACGTCTGGCTATCTCTACTGTGCCTACTACCACTGCGATACAACCGCGCGCTCGGCGGCGGGGATTCCCAATGCCGACGTCTTCGTATCGGTGTCCACGGATCTGGGCAACACGTGGTCTATCGGCACCAACGTGACCAACACCACTCCTCCGCCCAACGCGCCCTATGGAGAGAATCTGAACGAACGGGACGTCACGGCGGCGGAATTTGTGTTTATGGATCGCCTGCATCTCTCCTATGTACTCGATCAGGACGCGGGAACGTCACAAAACGGGTCGTCTCGCAATCCGATGATCTATCATCGCGTTTCGATTGACTCGCTCGCTACGATTCCTTTGTTGCGGACGTGGCCGTTCCACGTGGACGTTGTCGAGTGCGATACCATCTCTTCGGCCGAGACGCCGCCCACGGTCGCGCGGGAGTTTCGCCTGTATCCTCCGTATCCTAA harbors:
- a CDS encoding T9SS type A sorting domain-containing protein, with protein sequence MKRAILLGGLLLLVASYAPAETFEAGSTYLSSQHNGSCGRMIGVGVDDMDDVYVNIVWMRRTTETRHVYYNVFDPVLEQFVFTLGAVVNASQRAGYACLAQRADGWCFPAFHQITPNDPYGHSAAAMDFLCGLGAFTTTGPAWIYRNSQSVEIIWPKIAADRNGDVHVVSAENPASGLPDEVTRLYYSKGTPLFDTEGAGIQIEWESFGGVELVLFDSSYTLAHNIACSRTSDRVARAWLRPPEGRMNPENRDNCDVFVQFSEDAGLNWGLPVNITQFIQPDSACWEATNNPRCCDRDTIRPYNELSLIFDDADDLHLAFTTVGYYYFPESEDHERMRPHQAIIWHWSEQTDSFRTVAAFWVPDSLLTVPTFGQQTLVGRPSLSLDTTSGYLYCAYYHCDTTARSAAGIPNADVFVSVSTDLGNTWSIGTNVTNTTPPPNAPYGENLNERDVTAAEFVFMDRLHLSYVLDQDAGTSQNGSSRNPMIYHRVSIDSLATIPLLRTWPFHVDVVECDTISSAETPPTVAREFRLYPPYPNPFNSTATIRFDLPRAMEMELLIHDVLGRRVDVLGQGRREVGSHSISWRAESLASGVYFVTLRAEGRAQMQKILLVR